Proteins from one Devosia chinhatensis genomic window:
- a CDS encoding DUF3309 family protein → MTLGTILIIILILLLIGALPNWGYSRGFGYFPSGILGVVLVVVLILVLMGRI, encoded by the coding sequence ATGACGCTCGGCACAATTCTCATCATCATTCTCATTCTTCTTCTGATCGGCGCGCTGCCGAACTGGGGATACTCGCGCGGCTTCGGCTACTTCCCGTCCGGTATCCTGGGCGTGGTTCTGGTGGTGGTGCTCATCCTCGTGCTGATGGGACGCATCTAG
- a CDS encoding DUF2126 domain-containing protein translates to MSIKAAIYHLTHYKYDRPVVLQPQVIRLQPAPHSKTKVLSHSLRVSPSLHFVNVQQDPYGNFLTRFVFPEPVTELKIEVDLVADMTVYNPFDFFVEESAETWPFDYPEELREDLAIYRRAEPAGPLLAQFLASIDRSPQNTVTFVTGLNARLQQMTNYIVRMETGVWSPEETLANAKGSCRDSSWLLVNILRHLGFAARFVSGYLIQLKPDLVSLDGPAGTDRDFTDLHAWCEVYLPGAGWIGLDPTSGLLTGESHVPLAATPHYRNAAPISGFASYAEVDFAFDMQVTRVAEHPRITKPFSDASWQRLDALGKQVDARLAQQDVRLTMGGEPTFVSIDDFEADEWNAGAVGPTKRALADDLIRRLRQRFAPKGMLHYGQGKWYPGETLPRWTFSLYWRHDGKPLWTDESLIAREGVKTSATHEDARRFLDAFARNLGLTGDTIAEAYEDPGEWLLKEANLPANVDPANSELADPEARARIATVFARGLTNPTGYVLPVQRWNAAASSPWLTEKWKTRRGKLFLAPGDSPAGYRLPLSSLKHLKATDYPHVVPLDPAAPRAALPDPEEMLARRSTGLEIDPRAQNTAAFTAATEQQDITEQVISEIEGQVRTAVTAELRDHRLCVFLPPVEKLEDYLELIAATEAAAREIGQPIHLEGYAPPSDPRLNVIRVAPDPGVIEVNIHPASSWDDCVATTNAVYEEARQSRLGADKFMIDGKHVGTGGGNHVVVGGATPQDSPFLRRPDLLKSLVLHWQRHPSMSYLFSGLFIGPTSQAPRFDEARHDSLYELEIAMAQVPGPGEGEAPLPWLVDRLFRNLLTDVTGNTHRSEICIDKLFSPDGPTGRLGLVEFRGFEMPPNARMSLAQQLLIRALIARYWERPFSGDFTRWGTSLHDRFMLGTHVWQDFLGVLADLREHGFDFDPQWFAAQREFRFPFCGEVSVEDVRLELRQALEPWHVMGEQGAIGGTVRFVDSSLERLEVTLETANPARYTVTCNQRPVPLRAAGAAGTAVAGVRFKAWQPASGMHPALPVNAPLVFDIYDTWTGRAIGGCTYHVAHPGGRNYETFPVNGNEAEARRLARFVPHNYTPGTYALRPEKPADDFPLTLDLRRPPRFT, encoded by the coding sequence ATGTCGATCAAAGCCGCCATCTATCATCTCACGCACTACAAATATGATCGACCGGTGGTCCTGCAGCCGCAGGTCATTCGTCTGCAGCCGGCGCCTCATTCCAAGACCAAGGTTCTCAGCCATTCGCTGCGCGTCAGCCCGAGCCTGCACTTCGTCAATGTGCAGCAGGACCCCTATGGCAATTTCCTGACGCGCTTCGTCTTTCCCGAGCCGGTCACCGAGCTCAAGATCGAAGTCGACCTCGTCGCCGACATGACGGTCTATAATCCCTTCGATTTCTTCGTCGAGGAAAGCGCCGAAACCTGGCCCTTCGATTATCCCGAGGAGCTGCGCGAAGACCTGGCCATCTATCGCCGCGCCGAGCCCGCCGGCCCGCTGCTGGCCCAATTTCTGGCCTCCATCGACCGATCGCCGCAAAACACCGTCACCTTCGTCACCGGGCTCAATGCGCGCCTCCAGCAGATGACGAATTACATCGTGCGCATGGAAACCGGCGTCTGGTCGCCCGAGGAAACCCTTGCCAATGCCAAGGGCTCATGCCGCGATTCAAGCTGGCTCCTGGTCAATATCCTGCGCCATCTCGGCTTTGCCGCCCGCTTCGTCTCCGGCTATCTCATCCAGCTCAAGCCGGACCTTGTCTCCCTCGACGGCCCCGCCGGCACCGATCGCGATTTCACCGATCTGCATGCCTGGTGCGAGGTCTACCTGCCCGGCGCCGGCTGGATCGGGCTCGACCCGACATCCGGTCTGCTCACCGGCGAAAGTCACGTCCCCCTCGCCGCCACGCCACATTATCGCAACGCCGCGCCCATTTCCGGTTTCGCCTCCTATGCCGAAGTCGACTTCGCCTTCGACATGCAGGTCACCCGCGTTGCCGAGCATCCGCGCATCACCAAGCCCTTTTCCGATGCAAGCTGGCAGCGCCTCGATGCTTTGGGCAAGCAAGTCGATGCCAGGCTGGCGCAGCAGGACGTGCGCCTCACCATGGGCGGCGAGCCCACTTTCGTTTCCATCGACGATTTCGAGGCAGACGAATGGAATGCCGGCGCCGTCGGCCCCACCAAGCGCGCCTTGGCCGATGACCTCATCCGCCGCCTCCGCCAACGCTTCGCGCCCAAAGGCATGCTCCATTACGGACAGGGCAAGTGGTATCCGGGCGAAACGCTCCCCCGCTGGACCTTCTCGCTCTATTGGCGCCATGACGGCAAGCCGCTCTGGACGGACGAAAGTCTCATCGCCCGCGAAGGCGTCAAGACCAGCGCCACCCACGAGGATGCACGGCGCTTCCTTGATGCCTTCGCCCGCAATCTCGGCCTGACCGGCGACACCATTGCCGAGGCCTATGAAGATCCCGGCGAATGGCTGCTCAAGGAAGCCAACCTTCCCGCCAATGTCGATCCGGCCAATTCCGAGCTTGCCGATCCCGAGGCGCGGGCCCGCATCGCCACCGTCTTTGCGCGCGGCCTGACCAATCCCACCGGCTATGTATTGCCGGTGCAGCGCTGGAACGCCGCCGCCTCCAGCCCCTGGCTCACCGAAAAATGGAAGACGCGGCGCGGTAAGCTCTTCCTGGCCCCCGGCGACAGCCCGGCCGGCTATCGCCTGCCGCTCAGTTCCCTCAAGCACCTCAAGGCCACCGACTATCCTCATGTGGTGCCGCTCGATCCGGCGGCACCGCGCGCCGCCCTGCCCGATCCGGAGGAAATGCTCGCCCGCCGCAGCACCGGGCTCGAGATCGATCCTCGCGCGCAGAACACCGCGGCCTTCACCGCCGCTACCGAGCAGCAGGATATCACCGAGCAGGTCATCAGTGAAATCGAAGGGCAGGTCCGCACCGCCGTCACCGCCGAATTGCGCGATCATCGCCTTTGCGTCTTCCTGCCCCCGGTCGAAAAGCTCGAGGATTATCTGGAACTGATCGCCGCCACCGAGGCCGCCGCCCGCGAGATCGGCCAGCCGATCCATCTCGAAGGCTATGCCCCGCCGTCTGATCCGCGCCTCAACGTCATCCGCGTCGCGCCCGATCCGGGCGTCATCGAGGTCAATATCCACCCCGCCTCCAGTTGGGATGATTGCGTCGCCACCACCAACGCCGTCTATGAGGAAGCACGTCAGTCACGCCTGGGTGCCGACAAGTTCATGATCGATGGCAAGCATGTCGGCACTGGCGGCGGCAATCATGTCGTCGTCGGCGGCGCCACCCCGCAGGACAGTCCGTTCCTGCGGCGCCCCGACCTTTTGAAGTCGCTGGTGCTGCACTGGCAGCGCCACCCTTCGATGAGCTACCTGTTCTCGGGGCTGTTTATCGGCCCCACCAGCCAGGCGCCACGCTTCGACGAGGCCCGTCACGATAGCCTCTACGAGCTCGAAATCGCCATGGCCCAGGTTCCTGGGCCGGGCGAGGGCGAAGCGCCTTTGCCCTGGCTGGTCGATCGCCTGTTCCGCAACCTTCTCACCGACGTCACCGGCAATACCCATCGCTCCGAAATCTGCATCGACAAGCTCTTCTCGCCCGATGGCCCCACCGGCCGGCTGGGACTTGTCGAGTTCCGCGGGTTCGAGATGCCGCCCAATGCCCGCATGAGCCTGGCCCAGCAATTGCTGATCCGCGCGCTCATCGCCCGCTATTGGGAACGCCCGTTTTCGGGCGACTTTACCCGCTGGGGTACGAGCCTGCATGATCGCTTCATGCTCGGCACCCATGTCTGGCAGGATTTCCTCGGCGTGCTCGCCGATCTGCGCGAACATGGTTTCGACTTCGATCCGCAATGGTTCGCCGCCCAGCGCGAATTCCGCTTTCCCTTCTGCGGCGAGGTCAGCGTCGAAGACGTCCGGCTCGAACTGCGCCAGGCGCTCGAGCCCTGGCACGTCATGGGCGAACAAGGTGCCATCGGCGGCACTGTGCGCTTCGTGGACTCGTCGCTCGAACGCCTCGAAGTCACCCTCGAAACCGCTAATCCCGCTCGCTACACCGTCACCTGCAACCAGCGTCCGGTGCCGCTCAGGGCCGCCGGCGCAGCGGGCACTGCCGTCGCCGGGGTACGGTTCAAGGCCTGGCAGCCTGCCTCGGGCATGCATCCGGCGCTTCCGGTCAATGCCCCGCTGGTCTTCGACATCTATGACACCTGGACCGGTCGGGCCATCGGTGGCTGCACCTATCATGTCGCCCATCCGGGCGGCCGCAATTACGAAACCTTCCCTGTCAATGGCAACGAGGCCGAGGCCCGTCGCCTCGCCCGCTTCGTGCCGCACAATTACACGCCCGGCACCTATGCCCTGCGCCCCGAAAAGCCTGCGGACGATTTCCCGCTGACGCTTGACCTGCGGCGCCCGCCACGGTTCACGTAA
- a CDS encoding Crp/Fnr family transcriptional regulator — protein sequence MSLIIPHTGRRVPCEQCPLRPLETFRDFTAPEIKFVSHFKTGEMMAEPGAVIVSEGAHSAHLYTLLSGWAFRFKTLPDGRRQVLNYLLPGDLVGLQGSVIGEMDHSVEALSSVVLCVFQRDRLDELFGAHPGLGFDVTWLAAQEERMLDNHLLSLGRRTALERTAYLLSFLHERALALEMGKRVQIPINQQHVADTLGLSIVHTNKTLRKLTNMELIRWLGGACEVLDLDGLMDVAGWEGLSRRKRPLI from the coding sequence GTGAGTCTGATCATTCCGCATACCGGCCGGCGCGTGCCGTGCGAACAGTGCCCCTTGCGTCCCCTCGAGACGTTTCGGGACTTCACCGCGCCCGAGATCAAATTCGTGTCACACTTCAAGACCGGCGAGATGATGGCCGAGCCGGGTGCCGTGATCGTGTCGGAAGGGGCTCATAGCGCGCATCTCTACACGCTCCTCTCGGGCTGGGCATTTCGCTTCAAGACGCTGCCGGATGGGCGGCGCCAGGTGCTCAATTATCTTTTGCCCGGTGACCTCGTGGGCTTGCAGGGCTCGGTTATCGGCGAAATGGATCATTCGGTTGAGGCGCTGTCCTCGGTGGTGCTCTGCGTGTTCCAGAGGGATCGGCTCGACGAATTGTTCGGGGCACATCCGGGATTGGGGTTTGACGTGACGTGGCTGGCGGCGCAGGAAGAGCGCATGCTGGACAATCATCTGCTGAGCCTGGGCCGACGCACCGCATTGGAGCGAACCGCTTATCTCTTGTCGTTCCTGCACGAGCGGGCGCTGGCACTGGAAATGGGCAAGCGCGTTCAGATCCCCATCAACCAGCAGCATGTGGCCGACACGCTCGGCCTTTCGATCGTCCATACCAACAAGACGTTGCGCAAACTGACCAATATGGAACTGATCCGCTGGCTGGGTGGCGCCTGCGAGGTGCTGGACCTCGACGGCTTGATGGACGTGGCCGGATGGGAAGGGTTGTCGCGACGCAAGCGGCCGCTGATCTGA
- a CDS encoding diacylglycerol/lipid kinase family protein: MYFRAILNKDGGTLRSMDLDDFCSKAKVVFAAAGHDLDCRVISGGDVEAALAEAAKDEKVDVMLAGGGDGTISAAAAAAFASGKPLAVLPAGTMNLFARALDMPLDLDDALEAIARGQLDQIDIATANGRPFVHQFGVGIHARLVRIRNEMTYRDRVGKILANLKAVLAAAINPPRFEVELVGTDGPRRQTVTGIAVSNNPLGDGTIPVAGRLDSGLLGVYVAAGTTSRELLALAIDVFTGRWRDNALVSEAEVPELVLRFPKRKRGNHAVVDGELIALDPSVTLKIHPGALSVVRPGNVQA; encoded by the coding sequence ATGTATTTTCGGGCCATTCTGAACAAGGACGGGGGCACATTGCGCTCCATGGACCTCGACGACTTCTGCAGCAAGGCGAAAGTCGTGTTTGCCGCGGCGGGGCACGACCTCGACTGCCGGGTGATCAGTGGCGGCGATGTCGAGGCCGCTCTGGCCGAAGCGGCCAAGGATGAGAAGGTGGACGTGATGCTGGCCGGGGGCGGCGACGGAACGATCTCCGCCGCTGCTGCCGCAGCTTTTGCGAGCGGCAAGCCGCTGGCCGTCCTGCCGGCGGGTACGATGAACCTTTTCGCCCGGGCGCTCGACATGCCGCTCGACCTCGACGATGCGCTGGAGGCCATTGCCCGGGGCCAGCTCGACCAGATCGACATCGCGACGGCCAATGGCCGGCCATTCGTGCATCAGTTCGGGGTTGGCATTCATGCGCGGCTCGTGCGCATTCGCAATGAGATGACCTATCGCGACCGGGTGGGGAAAATCCTCGCCAATCTCAAGGCGGTGCTGGCCGCAGCGATCAATCCGCCACGCTTTGAGGTGGAGCTCGTGGGGACCGATGGTCCGCGACGGCAGACGGTCACCGGCATTGCCGTGTCGAACAATCCTCTAGGCGATGGGACGATCCCGGTCGCAGGGCGGCTCGATAGCGGGCTGTTGGGGGTCTATGTAGCCGCCGGAACGACGAGCCGTGAATTGCTGGCGCTGGCGATCGACGTCTTTACCGGCCGCTGGCGCGACAATGCGCTGGTGAGCGAGGCCGAAGTGCCCGAGCTGGTCCTGCGCTTTCCGAAACGCAAGCGTGGCAATCATGCGGTTGTCGATGGGGAATTGATAGCGCTCGATCCGAGCGTGACGCTCAAGATCCATCCCGGCGCGTTGAGCGTGGTCAGGCCCGGAAACGTCCAGGCCTGA
- a CDS encoding response regulator codes for MLASKTVLVVETEIIIALSMDAVLRGLGAEDVLIATSPAEALRHTRDWGPIAMVILELETRRPENLSLAKSALEAGVLVLGVTADSQAAKGLAELPDIPMVVKPVPDETLEQAVIDLLKRNGQ; via the coding sequence ATGCTCGCCAGCAAGACCGTGCTCGTTGTCGAGACGGAAATCATCATTGCGCTGAGCATGGATGCAGTGTTGCGCGGCCTTGGCGCAGAAGATGTGCTTATTGCCACCAGCCCCGCAGAAGCGTTGCGTCACACGCGCGATTGGGGGCCCATCGCCATGGTCATCCTCGAGCTCGAAACCCGGCGACCGGAAAATCTTAGTCTGGCGAAATCGGCCCTCGAGGCAGGGGTGCTGGTGCTCGGCGTTACAGCCGACAGCCAGGCCGCAAAGGGTCTGGCGGAACTGCCGGATATACCGATGGTGGTCAAACCCGTTCCGGACGAAACGCTCGAGCAGGCCGTGATCGACCTGCTCAAGCGAAACGGTCAATAG
- a CDS encoding circularly permuted type 2 ATP-grasp protein: protein MTSRNQETRGKPPAGPSIIADYRLMPGVPDEMIDPSGAIRPGWDKLMSAFDALGPTELAARFERADQYLRDAGVFYRKYDGAEGKERAWPLAHIPLLIDETDWTAISSGLTQRADLLERIVADIYGDNRLVQEGLLPPELVAQNGEFLRPMVGIRPVNGHFLHFCAFELGRGPDGAWWVLGDRTQAPSGAGFALENRVATTRALSDIYGDMNINRLAGFFRDFRNTLFAQARRDGGRVGILTPGQLNETYFEHAYIARYLGLMLLEGEDLVVSDGQVMVRTVAGLKPVSVLWRRMDASFVDPLELRYDSHIGTPGMVEALRSGSIAMINALGTGILETRSLAAFMPRVSKHLLGSELQLPEIATWWCGQPAERDYVLDNFDRLMIGPAFSTALPFDDLRGTALGAGMTPDQKAQLKDRIARNGKDYVGQEPVQLSTAPVYVDGRLEPRPITLRVYAARTETGWTIMPGGFARVGSTNDTSAIAMQRGGQAADVWVLSSRPVEVVSLLPREDEKLVRNSPGSLPSRAADNLIWLGRYAERCEATVRILRAYNARLAELSKPDLPILTHCAKFLESIDVDATEAMPHGLLASIDSAVHSAGQIRDRFSPDGWLALNDLQKSARRFAERVSPGDDATRAMTVILRKLAGFSGLVHENMYRFAGWRFLELGRRLERAVQMARVTGWLSGPDAPDGSLEILLEIGDSVMSHRRRYSVSAGPQSAIDLLILDPLNPRSVLFQLTELRAQVETLPGGIEDGQLSPVARAALQLHTDLVIAEPRDMTPERLERLADDIAMLASLIAAAYFT from the coding sequence ATGACTTCGCGGAATCAGGAAACCCGCGGCAAGCCCCCGGCCGGACCCAGCATCATTGCTGATTACCGGCTGATGCCGGGCGTGCCGGACGAGATGATCGACCCGTCCGGCGCCATCAGGCCGGGCTGGGACAAGCTGATGTCGGCCTTCGATGCTCTGGGCCCCACCGAGCTGGCCGCCCGCTTCGAGCGCGCCGATCAATACCTGCGCGATGCCGGCGTGTTCTATCGCAAATATGACGGCGCCGAAGGCAAGGAGCGGGCCTGGCCGCTCGCCCATATTCCGCTGTTGATCGACGAAACCGACTGGACCGCCATTTCCAGTGGCCTTACCCAGCGTGCCGATCTGCTCGAACGTATCGTGGCCGACATCTATGGCGACAACCGCCTGGTCCAGGAGGGCTTGCTGCCACCCGAACTGGTGGCACAGAATGGCGAATTCCTGCGCCCAATGGTCGGCATTCGCCCGGTCAACGGCCATTTCCTGCACTTCTGCGCCTTCGAGCTGGGGCGCGGCCCCGATGGCGCATGGTGGGTTTTGGGCGACCGGACGCAGGCCCCCTCGGGTGCCGGCTTTGCGCTCGAAAACCGCGTCGCCACCACCCGCGCCCTTTCGGACATCTATGGTGACATGAACATCAACCGGCTGGCCGGTTTCTTCCGTGATTTCCGCAACACGCTCTTTGCTCAGGCCCGCCGCGATGGCGGCCGCGTCGGCATTCTGACGCCCGGCCAGCTCAACGAGACCTATTTCGAGCATGCCTATATCGCCCGCTATCTCGGGCTCATGCTGCTCGAAGGCGAGGATCTGGTGGTTTCCGATGGTCAGGTCATGGTGCGCACCGTGGCCGGGCTCAAGCCGGTCAGCGTGCTCTGGCGGCGCATGGATGCCAGCTTCGTCGATCCGCTCGAGTTGCGCTATGACAGCCATATCGGCACGCCCGGCATGGTCGAGGCCCTGCGCAGCGGCTCCATCGCCATGATCAATGCGCTGGGCACCGGCATTCTCGAGACCCGGTCCTTGGCCGCCTTCATGCCGCGCGTCAGCAAGCACCTGCTCGGCTCCGAACTGCAATTGCCCGAAATCGCCACCTGGTGGTGCGGCCAGCCCGCCGAGCGCGACTATGTCCTCGACAATTTCGATCGGCTGATGATCGGTCCCGCCTTCTCCACCGCCCTGCCTTTCGACGATTTGCGCGGCACCGCCTTGGGCGCCGGGATGACGCCCGATCAGAAAGCCCAGCTCAAGGACCGCATCGCGCGCAACGGCAAGGATTATGTCGGCCAGGAGCCGGTGCAGCTCTCTACCGCCCCCGTTTATGTCGATGGGCGGCTCGAACCACGCCCCATTACCCTGCGCGTCTATGCGGCGCGTACCGAGACCGGCTGGACCATCATGCCGGGAGGCTTCGCCCGCGTCGGCTCCACCAACGATACCAGCGCCATCGCCATGCAGCGCGGCGGTCAGGCAGCCGACGTCTGGGTCCTGTCCTCCCGCCCCGTCGAAGTGGTGTCGCTGCTGCCGCGTGAAGACGAAAAACTAGTGCGCAATTCGCCTGGCAGCCTGCCCAGCCGCGCGGCCGACAATCTTATCTGGCTGGGCCGTTACGCCGAACGCTGCGAAGCCACCGTCCGCATCCTGCGCGCCTATAATGCGCGCCTCGCCGAACTGTCCAAGCCCGACCTGCCCATTCTGACCCATTGCGCTAAATTTCTCGAAAGCATCGATGTCGATGCCACCGAGGCCATGCCCCATGGCCTGCTGGCCTCCATCGACAGTGCCGTGCACAGCGCAGGCCAGATTCGCGATCGGTTTTCCCCCGATGGCTGGCTGGCGCTCAACGATCTCCAGAAGTCCGCCCGTCGCTTTGCCGAACGCGTCAGCCCCGGCGACGATGCCACGCGCGCCATGACCGTCATCCTGCGCAAGCTTGCCGGGTTCTCCGGCCTTGTGCACGAGAACATGTATCGCTTTGCCGGCTGGCGCTTCCTCGAACTCGGCCGCCGGCTCGAGCGCGCCGTGCAGATGGCGCGGGTCACCGGCTGGCTCTCCGGACCCGATGCGCCCGATGGCTCTCTCGAAATCCTGCTCGAAATCGGCGACAGCGTCATGTCGCATCGCCGCCGCTATTCGGTCAGTGCCGGCCCGCAAAGCGCCATCGACCTCCTCATCCTCGACCCGCTCAATCCACGCTCGGTGCTGTTTCAGCTCACCGAGCTGCGCGCCCAGGTCGAGACCCTGCCCGGCGGCATCGAGGACGGGCAGCTGTCGCCGGTGGCGCGGGCCGCCTTGCAGCTGCATACCGACCTTGTCATCGCCGAGCCGCGTGACATGACGCCGGAACGGCTCGAACGGCTCGCCGACGACATCGCCATGCTGGCCAGCCTCATTGCTGCCGCCTATTTCACCTGA
- a CDS encoding transglutaminase family protein, with translation MLYDVRLTLEYDYDAPVHGGAHHIRVVPANMRNVQRVVASSLTISPRPHRQTSFIDFFGNPVTAITMVEPHDKLEIRLSARVQVEDLTPPADLSPTRDRLAQEVERYWSIEPNSPQHFLAASPRAQLVPAITDYVDEVTQGHQSVLSIATALCMAINRDFEYDPKATDVETRPAEAFALRKGVCQDFAHVMIAGLRGIGIPAGYVSGFLRTNPPPGKARLEGADAMHAWVRAWCGQHVGWVEFDPTNAMIAGSDHISIAHGRDYADVSPIVGVLRTHGSHETRQSVDVLRVE, from the coding sequence ATGCTTTATGACGTCCGCCTGACGCTCGAATATGATTATGACGCACCCGTCCATGGCGGCGCTCACCATATCCGCGTGGTGCCCGCCAACATGCGCAACGTTCAGCGCGTCGTGGCCTCCTCGCTGACCATTTCGCCCCGTCCACACCGGCAGACGAGCTTCATCGACTTCTTCGGCAATCCGGTGACGGCCATCACCATGGTCGAGCCGCATGACAAGCTGGAAATCCGCCTCAGCGCCCGCGTGCAGGTCGAGGACCTGACACCCCCGGCCGACCTTTCGCCGACGCGCGACAGGCTGGCCCAGGAAGTCGAGCGCTATTGGTCCATCGAGCCCAACTCCCCGCAACATTTCCTGGCCGCCTCGCCGCGCGCCCAGCTGGTGCCGGCCATTACCGATTATGTCGATGAGGTCACGCAGGGCCATCAATCGGTCCTCTCGATCGCCACCGCGCTCTGCATGGCGATCAACCGCGATTTCGAATACGACCCCAAGGCCACGGATGTGGAAACCCGGCCCGCCGAGGCCTTCGCCCTGCGCAAGGGGGTGTGCCAGGATTTTGCCCATGTGATGATTGCGGGCTTGCGCGGCATCGGCATTCCCGCCGGCTATGTCTCGGGTTTCCTGCGCACCAATCCGCCGCCCGGCAAGGCTCGGCTCGAGGGGGCCGATGCCATGCATGCCTGGGTCCGTGCCTGGTGCGGACAGCATGTGGGCTGGGTGGAATTCGACCCTACCAATGCCATGATCGCCGGGAGCGACCACATCTCCATCGCCCATGGCCGCGACTATGCCGATGTATCGCCCATCGTCGGCGTCCTGCGGACACATGGCTCTCATGAAACCCGTCAGTCTGTGGATGTGCTGCGGGTTGAATAA
- a CDS encoding sensor histidine kinase encodes MRRVAIWVSLALVCLAALGSLLQMRFIEQQIADITQSHALRTSARELSHAVSQAEANQRGFLLTGNAQFLELYNTARLTVNQRVEGLSMLSQNEPEQGAPMRIIVEDIGAKMSEMARAVTAAEEANAGPGPWQAETILAAPMMGEVSQTLERFIAEEDAKLVARNAAIDGGRKALVAALIFALGASVTLAWALMSRSQRQISVLAKNQMGLRTQNEALEVQVADRIRDLEEARANAEREQLRVEALLQDTNHRVGNSLTTVSSLLALQAMRSPSQDVQDALEAARLRIHAIASAHRRLRLTDDLETASAQDFLGNVIEDLATTQPDNKRLTLHSEIEPINVSARDATTLGILVGELVTNAIKHGFPDRRAGTISVRLFRAENGIPHLRVRDDGVGLGQDPSGEGGLGSVIVRQLASQFGGEPHYDTSLSGGVEVNISLPGLMQTSHPSLEP; translated from the coding sequence TTGCGGCGCGTTGCCATATGGGTTTCGCTGGCGCTGGTCTGCCTGGCGGCGCTGGGCTCGTTGCTGCAGATGCGCTTTATCGAGCAACAGATTGCCGACATCACCCAGTCGCATGCGCTTAGAACGAGTGCGCGCGAACTCTCCCATGCGGTGAGCCAGGCCGAAGCCAATCAGCGGGGCTTCCTGCTCACGGGGAATGCGCAATTCCTCGAGCTCTACAACACGGCTCGGCTGACGGTGAACCAGCGGGTCGAGGGCCTGAGCATGCTCAGCCAGAACGAGCCGGAGCAGGGCGCGCCCATGCGGATTATCGTCGAGGACATCGGCGCCAAGATGAGCGAAATGGCCCGGGCGGTCACAGCTGCCGAAGAGGCCAATGCCGGGCCCGGCCCATGGCAGGCCGAGACTATCCTTGCAGCGCCGATGATGGGCGAGGTCAGCCAGACGCTCGAGCGCTTCATTGCCGAAGAGGACGCCAAGCTCGTCGCGCGCAATGCGGCCATCGACGGGGGACGCAAGGCGCTGGTGGCTGCGCTGATCTTTGCGCTGGGCGCCTCGGTCACGCTTGCCTGGGCGCTGATGTCGCGTTCGCAGCGACAGATCAGCGTGCTGGCGAAAAACCAGATGGGGCTGAGAACGCAGAACGAGGCGCTCGAAGTGCAGGTGGCCGACCGCATCCGCGATCTGGAGGAGGCCCGGGCCAACGCGGAGCGCGAGCAATTGCGGGTGGAGGCGCTGTTGCAGGACACCAATCACCGGGTCGGCAATTCGCTGACCACGGTGTCTTCGCTGCTGGCGCTGCAGGCCATGCGCAGCCCGTCGCAGGATGTTCAGGACGCGCTGGAGGCAGCGCGATTGCGTATTCATGCCATTGCCTCGGCGCATCGCCGGCTGCGGCTGACAGACGATCTCGAAACCGCCAGTGCACAGGATTTCCTGGGCAATGTCATCGAGGACCTTGCCACCACCCAGCCGGACAACAAGCGCCTGACGCTGCACAGCGAGATCGAGCCGATCAATGTCAGCGCGCGGGACGCCACGACGCTGGGCATCCTGGTGGGCGAATTGGTCACCAATGCCATCAAGCACGGGTTTCCCGACCGGCGGGCCGGCACGATCTCGGTTCGCCTGTTTCGCGCCGAGAACGGCATTCCACACCTAAGAGTGCGTGATGACGGGGTTGGGCTCGGGCAGGACCCGTCCGGTGAGGGCGGCCTCGGCTCGGTCATCGTGCGGCAATTGGCGAGCCAGTTCGGTGGCGAGCCTCATTACGACACGTCGTTGTCGGGCGGTGTCGAGGTCAATATTTCCCTGCCAGGCCTGATGCAGACCTCGCACCCTTCGCTGGAGCCGTGA
- a CDS encoding DUF883 family protein: MASTTDMASAARKSARSASAETREQELELQVKQLQDDLKSITETLGKLTNDKVGEAREVASTELRHLKRKGEAMLSDAQDQAEEVEQQLKDSIRKKPLTAVATAAGIGFLFALLTRH, encoded by the coding sequence ATGGCAAGCACCACCGACATGGCCTCCGCGGCCCGCAAGAGCGCCCGCAGCGCATCCGCTGAAACCCGCGAGCAGGAACTCGAATTGCAGGTCAAGCAGCTGCAGGACGATCTCAAGTCGATCACCGAGACGCTCGGCAAGCTGACCAACGACAAGGTCGGCGAAGCGCGCGAAGTGGCTTCCACAGAGCTGCGTCATCTCAAGCGCAAGGGCGAAGCCATGCTGAGCGATGCGCAGGATCAGGCCGAGGAAGTAGAACAGCAGCTCAAGGACTCCATCCGCAAGAAGCCGCTGACCGCCGTGGCCACCGCTGCCGGCATCGGCTTCCTGTTCGCCCTGCTCACCCGGCACTGA